Sequence from the Nitrosospira multiformis genome:
GCAAAGCAATTCGAGGTCCTGTTCATGAACATGATGCTGAAGAGCATGCGCGAGGCGACTTCCCAGGATAGCTTGATGGACAGCGACCAAAGCCGTCTTTATACCTCCATGCTCGATCAGCAGTTATCGCAAAGTATGGCTTCACGTGGCATTGGCCTGGCCGACATGATGGTGCGCCAATTGGGCCGCGGATTGCCGGTAGATTTGCCGGGGGAAGGCACTGCACCCGCTTCCGCGCATTCTGGGACCGGTGTTCCGGAGACATCGCCGCAAGAGAACATACCCGTACAGCAGCAGCCGCTGCAACAGACGCAGCCGCCGCCGCAGCAGCAGAGCAGCGCGCTGACTCCGCAGCCCTCGCAGTTGCCGCAGGCGCCTCAACAGGCTGCACTTCAACCGGGATCGCAATCGCAAGTGGCCGAATTTCAGAGCAGGCTAATGCCGCATGCAGTCCAGGCCAGCCAGACGACAGGTATACCGGCGCGGTTTATGCTCGGACAAGCGGCGCTCGAGAGTGGTTGGGGCAAACGCGAGATTCGCGCGGCGGATGGCACCCCCAGTCACAATCTGTTCGGCGTGAAGGCCGGCAGCAACTGGAAGGGCTCCGTGGTGGAAACGGTAACGACCGAATATGTCAATGGCGTAGCGCAGAAGAGCGTGGAAAAATTCCGTGCCTACTCTTCATATGCTGACGCCTTCCGCGACTATGCCAATCTGCTGCGCAACAATCCGCGTTATGCGGACGTAGTGGCGCAAGCAACGCAAGGGATCGATGCGGCGGGCTTCGCGCAAGGATTGCAGCGTGCGGGCTATGCCACTGATCCGAACTACGCGGACAAGTTGACCCGCATCATCAAGACGACGCAATGGTCCTGAGGACCATCATTGCCGGTACTGCTGCCAGTTCCGCCATCTTGCCGTTTGACCAGCGACGCGGGCGTAGAGTCATTTGGTGCCTACCGCTAAATATTTTCTGCCAGCAGCCGTTAATATTGGATATAGCTATGGCCATCGCTATGGGTGAGGAGAAATTACATGAGTAACGGAATTTTCGGCATCGGACTGAGCGCGCTCAATGCCGCGCAGAGGGGATTGCTTGTTACCGGCCATAATGTCAGTAACGCAGCCACCCCCGGCTATACTCGCCAGCAGATCGTGCAGTCGACCAACCCGGCCCAAGGCACCGGCACCGGATTTATTGGCCAGGGAGCGAAGGTCGATACGGTGAGCCGTTCATATAATCAGTTTCTGACCCAGCAGGTTACTCAGGCAAAAACGGAATCCGCCCAGCTCGATACGTATTTTGCCCAGATGCAGCAGATCGATAAGTTGCTGGCCGATCCGGGCGGAAACCTCGGCCTCGCACCGGCACTTCAGAATTTTTTCGGAGGCGTGCAAGACGTCACCACCAATCCGTCCGACATGCCTTCCCGGCAGTCGATGCTATCCAGCGCGGAGGTGCTGGTACGGCGATTCCAGTCACTGGATAGCCGCCTTAACGAAATACAGGACGGGGTAAACACGCAAATAAAGGATAGCGTGTCGCTGATCAATACACTCGCGGCGCAGATCGGTAAGCTGAATGCGACCATCAGCCAGGCTGAAGGCTCCGCCCGAGGCCAGCCAGCAAATGATCTGCGGGATCAGCGCGATGAGCTGGTGGGACAGCTCAATCAGGAGATTCGTACCAATGTCGTGCAGCAGGGTGACGGTTCGTACAGCATCCTGATCGGTAACGGTCAGCCGTTATTGGTCGGCACCCAGGTTTTTCAGCTCGCGACAGCGACTTCTCCGACCGACGCGCGCCGTATCGACGTGACTTACGTTGCTGACGGCAGCAGCACGCCGATCCGAGAATCGACTCTGGATGGCGGCAAGCTCGGCGGGTTGCTGCAATTTCGCAGTGAATCGCTTGATGCTGCCCGCAATGGTCTGGGGCGTGTCGCCATCAGCCTAGCGGGGACCTTCAATGAGCAGCACCGCCTAGGGCAGGATTTACACGGTAATCTGGGTGGCGATTTCTTTACCGTGCCGAGTCCTTCGGTGGCGGCCTCCACCAATAATAGCGGCAGCGCGGTTATCGCCGCGGAAATCACCAGTTACAGCGCGCTCACTACCAGCGACTACCGTCTCCGCTATGATGGCGCCAATTATACTGTTACGCGCCTGAGCAACGGTGTCGCGCAAGGAGCCGCGCAGACCTTTACCACATTTCCGCAGACGGTGGACGGCGTACGCCTGGATATTGCATCGGGCACCATTGCCGCGGGCGACGAATTTCTGATCCGGCCTACCGTAAACGGGGCCGGTCAGATTGGGGTCGCCATTCAGGACACCAGCCTGATCGCGGCCGCTGCGCCCATCCGCACCGATACGCCGCTTGTGAATACCGGCACCGGACGCATCAGTGCCGGGACGGTCAATGCGCCGCCGCCGGCCGATCCCAACCTGCAACAGCCCGTGACGCTTACCTTCACCAGTGCAACCACTTTCGACGTGAGCGGCACCGGCACCGGCAATCCCTCCGGTATTGCGTTCACGCCGGGCGGCACCATCAGCTACAACGGATGGACTGTTCAAATCACCGGTTCGCCCCAGCCGGGCGATACGTTCAGTATCGGCCCCAACATCAATGGTGTGGGCGACAATCGCAATGCCTTGCTATTAGGGGCGTTACAAGGCAGCAACACCATGGCGGGTGGCACGATAAATTACCAGACCGCCTATGGTCAAATGGTCAGCCAGATGGGCAACAAGACCCGCGAGCTGGAAGTCACCAGTGCCGCCCAGGCCAATCTGGTAAGCCAGACCCAGGTTTTGCAGCAATCAGAGTCGGGGGTCAACCTGGACGAGGAGGCGGCCAACTTGCTGCGCTATCAGCAGGCGTATCAAGCAGCCGGCAAGATAATACAGACCGCCAGCCTGATGTTTGACACACTGCTTGAGATGTCGAGATAGCAAAGCAGGCCCTCAAATGCAATATTTGAGACCCCTGATTCGTATTCATGTCTATGAACCATTCTCAATTTGAGGCTTATGTAGGATGGGTGGAGCGTTGCGTAACCCATCAAAATCCTACATAAAGCGAACCATCAGATCATGACCGTACTCGTGTGATTGTGGTTTGGTGAGGTGTGAAAATAATCCAATGATGGGTTGTGCTACGCTCCACCCATCCTACCGGAAGCCGTATAGATGCATGCAGCAAAGCACGTGATGAAATGAATAGATAACAGGCCGGATAGCAAAAAAACAAAGGAGAAATCACCATGCGCATTAGCAGCAACACCAGTTATGAACTCGGCATCGCTGCCCTCAATCGCCAGCAAGCCGCGCAGGTCAAGACCCTGGAACAGATTAACAGTGGCACGCGTCTTCTTACGCCTTCGGAAAGCCCGGCAGCCTATGTTCGCGCGCTAGGGGTATCCCAGGCCGATGCAAGCAATACCCAGTATGCAGCTAACCGGCAGAGCGCCACGAGTAGCCTGGGGATGCTGGAAGGCACCCTGAAGGACGTAGTAAATCTGGTGCAGAATGCGCAGGAACTCGCCGTGTACGCGGGTAACGGTACGCTTAACGACAGCGGCCGTACTGCTATCGCCACCGAATTACGCGGCAATCTTGATGAATTGTTGAGTCTTTCCAATCGTACCGACGCCAACGGGCAATACCTGTTTTCCGGCTATCAGGGATCGACCAAACCTTTCGTGGATACAGGCAGCGGCGTGCAGTACATGGGCGACGATGGCAAGCGCCTGGTACAGGCCAGCGATTCGCGCCAGCTCGCCGTGAACGCATCGGGGCAGGAGGTATTCCAACGCATTCCGGCTTCCGGTGGCGGCTACCAGAGTCTGTTCAAGACACTCTCTGATCTGATCGGCGTGCTCGAAATCCCAGTCGTCACTGCTGCCGACAAAACTGCGCTCGCCAGCGGCCTGAACGCAGCCCAGAGCAATTTATCCAGCTCACTGGACAATGTGCTGCGCGTCCGCTCCGACGTGGGCACACGCATGAATGAAGTGGACACGCTCAACAACACAGGTGATGCGTTGAGCATTCAGTACAAGCAGCAGCTTGCTGACCTGCAGGATGTCGATTATGCCAAGGCCATTAGTGACCTGACCCAGCAGCAAGCATACCTGGAGGCGACGCAGAAGGCATTCCTGAAAGTGCAGGGGTTGTCGTTGTTTGATTATATTCGGTAGTGATGTACTACTGAACGTTATTTACTGCACGGTTTATTCAAGCCGGTGGGATTGTCGTTGCCCCAGCACAAAAGGGGATGATTTAGAGATTGGAGCCAGACAAAATTTAAATTTCTGTAATTTGATATCTAAAAATCGGACGACTTTACCCAAAGTCTTGGTTAAACGGTATATTTTTGCAGGGGCTGAGGCGAAAGTATTTCATCAAAATCATACACAAGCGCGATGGTATCTTGTGCGAATGGTTGTTCTTTTATTATTAAATTTCCTAACTAAATCCATCGATATGATGGGCAACTTCATTGCTCATGCCTGTATATTTCCTTTATTCCTTCTCGACAATTGTGCGGTGGTTGAATGATCTTGATCCCTGCATTGCAGGCTCTCGTCGTTTGGTGCCCTACGGGTAGTAAAGTCGACAGGGCCTGCTAAAATGCAATTTTTCCGCGTTATAATCTTCTTTTCTAATTAGATAGAATTTCTGGCCTATAAATAATAATTTACCTCAATTCTACGCACTGAGTCATCTCAAGCTCACCATAGCAAAGACTGGAAGAGAGAATAACCTTGCTGCTCACTGGAGCAGCTCCATCGCTCGGTATCCTCACCAAATTAACAATAAAAGCTACTGGGCTTAAGTACGTTTCTTTGGGAATACATGAGAGCATAAAGCTGGAAATTTTCGAATCTTAACGGATAGACCTGAACAGCAGCGTACCGATGAAAGACGCGGATAAATCAGAAGAAAAAATAGAAGACGCCATGCAAGCAGCGGAAGGGGAAGCGCAGTCGCTTGCCATCGTTGCCAATGCGCCCGGCATGGTATTTCAGTATGTCCGGTATGAGGATGGCCGGCACATTATACCGTTTGTCAGCGACCAGTGTTTTAACCTGCTCGGCATCACGGTTGAGGCATTACAGGCTAATCCCGAGTTGTTTATGGATATCGTACTGCGGGAAGACCG
This genomic interval carries:
- the flgK gene encoding flagellar hook-associated protein FlgK; translation: MSNGIFGIGLSALNAAQRGLLVTGHNVSNAATPGYTRQQIVQSTNPAQGTGTGFIGQGAKVDTVSRSYNQFLTQQVTQAKTESAQLDTYFAQMQQIDKLLADPGGNLGLAPALQNFFGGVQDVTTNPSDMPSRQSMLSSAEVLVRRFQSLDSRLNEIQDGVNTQIKDSVSLINTLAAQIGKLNATISQAEGSARGQPANDLRDQRDELVGQLNQEIRTNVVQQGDGSYSILIGNGQPLLVGTQVFQLATATSPTDARRIDVTYVADGSSTPIRESTLDGGKLGGLLQFRSESLDAARNGLGRVAISLAGTFNEQHRLGQDLHGNLGGDFFTVPSPSVAASTNNSGSAVIAAEITSYSALTTSDYRLRYDGANYTVTRLSNGVAQGAAQTFTTFPQTVDGVRLDIASGTIAAGDEFLIRPTVNGAGQIGVAIQDTSLIAAAAPIRTDTPLVNTGTGRISAGTVNAPPPADPNLQQPVTLTFTSATTFDVSGTGTGNPSGIAFTPGGTISYNGWTVQITGSPQPGDTFSIGPNINGVGDNRNALLLGALQGSNTMAGGTINYQTAYGQMVSQMGNKTRELEVTSAAQANLVSQTQVLQQSESGVNLDEEAANLLRYQQAYQAAGKIIQTASLMFDTLLEMSR
- the flgL gene encoding flagellar hook-associated protein FlgL; protein product: MRISSNTSYELGIAALNRQQAAQVKTLEQINSGTRLLTPSESPAAYVRALGVSQADASNTQYAANRQSATSSLGMLEGTLKDVVNLVQNAQELAVYAGNGTLNDSGRTAIATELRGNLDELLSLSNRTDANGQYLFSGYQGSTKPFVDTGSGVQYMGDDGKRLVQASDSRQLAVNASGQEVFQRIPASGGGYQSLFKTLSDLIGVLEIPVVTAADKTALASGLNAAQSNLSSSLDNVLRVRSDVGTRMNEVDTLNNTGDALSIQYKQQLADLQDVDYAKAISDLTQQQAYLEATQKAFLKVQGLSLFDYIR
- the flgJ gene encoding flagellar assembly peptidoglycan hydrolase FlgJ is translated as MMTSADLSGKFALDVQAVNELRTDVKRTDKAGLEAAAKQFEVLFMNMMLKSMREATSQDSLMDSDQSRLYTSMLDQQLSQSMASRGIGLADMMVRQLGRGLPVDLPGEGTAPASAHSGTGVPETSPQENIPVQQQPLQQTQPPPQQQSSALTPQPSQLPQAPQQAALQPGSQSQVAEFQSRLMPHAVQASQTTGIPARFMLGQAALESGWGKREIRAADGTPSHNLFGVKAGSNWKGSVVETVTTEYVNGVAQKSVEKFRAYSSYADAFRDYANLLRNNPRYADVVAQATQGIDAAGFAQGLQRAGYATDPNYADKLTRIIKTTQWS